ACTGTGGGGTGGCCGGTGGTGCAATTGGTTTATTGCGAGCCACTCTCGCCGTGGAACAGCGCTATTGGTTTAAACTCGGAAAGTTAAAGCGAAGCGGTCTGGATTACTGGGCGATAACGTTAATGATTTGTTTGTTGCTTAATCCGTGGGATATCGGTCAACTGGGCTTTCAGTTGTCATTCCTACTATCTTTTACGATGTATTACTGTCGGGATGCCGGGAACTTGAAAAAGACCATGATTTTAAACCTCGTAGGCCTGCCGTTACTGCTATATTATTTTTATGAGTGGCACTGGTTGTCGTTAGTAGCTAACCTGATTTTTGTACCATTATTTACCGGAATCTTATTTTCATTAATCTTACTTAATTATGCTTGGCAACTGGTATTTAAAAGTACCATTTGGGGCACAGAAACCGTGTTGCAGTGGTTTAGTCAGATTACGAATTGGTTGGCGACGGCGCCGGGTAGCCTTGCACTGGGACAACCACCTGGATGGATAGTCCTGTTGAGTATTATTTTGCTACTTCTTTTAATGGAATGGTGGAGCTGGAAACAGGTCCTTTGCCTGGGTGGATTAGTTGGTTTGACGGTACTGCTAATTCATTTTCCCCTTACTGGAGAGATCAGTTTTTTTGATGTGGGGCAGGGCGATTCCATTATGCTTCGTGAACCATTAAACCGTTCCGTAACCCTGATTGATACCGGAGGCAAACCCAATTTCTTTGCCAAGCAGGGGCAACCGACCGTTCACTTAGCCCCGACCACCACGATTCCGTACTTAAAAAGCAGGGGAATTAGTCGGATTGATAACATTTGTTTAAGTCATCAAGACGCTGACCACGTGGGAGATTTGACCAGTTTCTTAGCTAAGTTTAAGGTGAAACGGGTTATCATCCCGTGGGGTATGAACCGGAACCAGCACTTTATGCGGAAGATTAAGCCGTATTTAAACCAGACCCAGCTACTTAGCGTGAAGGCCGGACAAACGATCCCAGCTACTCGGTTACAGGTGTTACATCCATTTCGACCGGGTTTAGGCGAAAATCAGGATTCGATGGTTCTGTATGGACAATTTGCCGGACAAAAATTCCTCTTTACGGGCGATTTACCTCAGAATGAGGAACATGATCTCCTAAAGCACTATCCGCAGTTACGAGTGGACGTGTTAAAATTAGGACATCATGGAAGTAAAACTTCGTCAGCGGATGCGTTTATTCAAGCGATTGCGCCCCGGGTTGGCATTGTTTCTGCTGGGCGGCACAATCGGTATGGTCATCCCAATCAAGAGACGTTGCTCACCATGCAGCGTCATCACGTTCGGTTGTTTAATACCCAGACAATGGGCATGATTCGTTATCGTTACGGCGGTTTACTTCGACAACCCGAATTTAAAACCAAGTGGAAGGAAACTAGGCATGGCAATCAGTCAGATAATTGAACAAATTAGTACGGATCCCCAACCGTTGTATTTGGTGTCCGGTCGGAGTGACTACTGGGAAAGTCAAATTTTAACCCGGCTTCAGCAGCTAGTCCCAGCAGAAGAACGGACGATGAATTTTGCTACTTACGATTTAGAGGAAACGTCCTTAGGGGATGCTTTAAACGATGCTCAATCGGTGCCGTTTTTTGGGGACCGGCGGGTGGTTGTGATTCAAAATGCCACTTTTTTGACCGGGATGAAGGGAAAGGCAAGTGACAAACAAGAACTGGAAGATTTAATTACTTATTTGCAAAATCCGTCTCCTGCGACCGTCTTAGTGGTATTTGCTCCGTATGAAAAGTTAGATAACCGGAAAAGGGTGACTAAACAACTAAAAAAGAGCGCGACGATACTTGATTTAAATGCGATTTCAGAGCGAGAAACGACGGAGTTTGTCCGCCATTTTATTCAAAAACAAGATTATCAAATTGAACCGGATGCAGTGGTTGAACTGTTTGCACGCACCCAGGGAGACTTGGCGTTAATTATGAACGAGCTGCGAAAGCTATTTTTATTTTGCCGGGAGCAGCACGTGATTACCGCAGATGCCGTAGATCAGTTGGTAGCCAAGTCCACCACTCAGAATGTGTTTGATTTATCCGATAAATTACTTGCCGGCAAAACGAACGCGGCGATTGAGTTTTATCATGAACTGTTGACGCAACGCGAAGACCCGATTAAGATTAATGCGCTCTTAGAGTCGCAATTTCGGTTGTTATTGCAGGTTAAAATTTTACAGCAACATGGACAAACCCAAGCCCATATGGCGCAAACGTTAAAAGTTCATCCGTATCGGATTAAAATTGCGAGTCGCATGATTACCCGCTTTTCCATTCCTTATTTAGAACAAGCCTTTGCTGCATTAGTTGAAATTGAGCACAAATTAAAAAGCAGCACGGCGAATCCCGAACTGCTTTTTGAAATGTTTGCCATTCAATTTAGTCAAAAAAACACTTAGCAAAACTGCTAAGCGTTTTTTATTTTTATAAAGAGTTTTTAACGCGAGCCAAGTGAGCCTTTTTCCGGTTGGCGTTGTTAGCTTTAATGAGACCCTTTGATTTAGTGTGGTCAATGGCAGAGATGGCGTCCCGGTAAATCCGGTCGATATCTTCTGTACCATCTACACTAGCCTTTTCAAATTTCTTGATGGCACTCCGCATGGAGTTCTTTTCAGAAGCATTCCGTTTGCGGGCAATTTCGTTGGTCTTCATCCGTTCGATTGCTGATTTAATAACTGGCATGTTTTATTCACCTCCACTTAGTGAAATAATCTCATCTATTTCACGGTTTAACAAGCCTAATTATACAAAATGGCAGCTTTAAATGCAATACTTCGGGGGAATTAAACAAAGAGGGTTGCGTAGTGAAGCGAAAGAGTGTATGTTTAATAACGTAACTTGTGCTTAGTTTTACGAGTCACTGACGTAATACTCAGAACAAGGGATTAGAAGAAGAAAGGTGGAAAAGCAAATGGCTTTAACTAAAGAAGAAAAGACGGATATCATTAACAAGTACGCTAAACACGAAGGGGATACCGGTTCGACGGAAGTTCAAATCGCTGTTTTAACTGCTGACATTAATGAAATCAACGAACACATGAAAGTTCACAAGAAGGACTTTCATTCACAACGGGGCTTAATGAAAAAAATTGGTCACCGTCGTAACTTATTAGCTTACTTACGTAAAAATGATGTACAAAGCTATCGTGAATTAATTAAGAGTCTTGGTCTTCGTCGTTAAGATGCTGACCATTTAGAGTCCGACACTTGGTGTGGTCTCTTTTTTTCTGACTAATTTTAGTTGGTATGTTACACTAGTTACTAGGTATATAAGGGACGGCTTGAAGCTTTTGCTTCTGAAAAGAATTTGAACTAGTAATTTGAGGTGTACAATTAATGAAAAAGAACGTTAAAGTTATTCCCCTTGGTGGGGTCCGCGAAGAAGGGAAAGACTTATTTGCGGTTGAAATTAATGGAAGTAGCATTTTTATTTTAGACTGTGGCTCTAAATTTCCACTCGACGAAATGCTAGGTGTAGATTACGTTATTCCTGATTTCACCTATCTACAGGAAAATGCCGATAAGATTGTGGGCGTTTTTCTAACTTCGGGACAATTAGATTCGATTGGATCCTTACCATACTTTTTAAGTGAATTTGATGTACCCGTATTTGGAACCGAACTGACCATTAAATTGGCAGAAAAGCTGGTTGCCAAGCACAAAAAGGCGAAGAAATTTCATGATTTCCACGTTATTAGTGATAGTAGTGAAATCGTGTTTGATGACGGAACGGTCAGTTTCTTTGGCGTAACCCACTCCATTCCAGACGCAGTTGGAATCGCGATTCAAACAAGCCTCGGAAGTATTGTCTACACTGGGGACTTTAAGTTTGATCAAACCGTGCCTGCGGAATACCAAGCTGACTATGCTGCCATTGCAGCGGTGGGCAAGCATAAGGTATTAGCGCTCTTGTGTGATTCTCGCAACGCTGAGGATCAGGGGACAGTTGCTGAAGAGCAGAAGGTTCGGGATTACTTAGTTGACGTTTTTGACTTTCAAGCCAGCCGGATTATTGTGACTTGTCTGGCAGATCATCTGCTCCGGCTCCAAGAAATCATTGATGCCGCGGCAGCTACTGATCGGCGAATTTTCTTTGCTAACGATAAGTCCAAGGCAATCTTAGATACGGCGCTAGAACTAGGAAAAGTAAGCAATCCAGAACCACACTTGTTCGTTAAATCAGAAAAAGAATTAAACCAGCTGGATCCAGAACAAGTGATTGTTCTTCACATCGGGCAACCGGGGGAAGCAATGCGCTCGTTAGAGGACATGGCTAGCCAACGGAACCCTCGGGTTCAGATTCAAAGTGGCGATTTAGTGTTACTGGCAACCGATCCATTCCGTTCGATGGATAATGAATGGGCAAAGACCCGGGATTTAATTTACCAAGATGATGCCACGGTTGCTAGCATTGGAGAGAATCTCAACCTAGCTAGTGATGCTACGCGTAGCGACATTCAAATGATGACTAGTTTGATTCATCCGAAATACTTTATTCCCGTCCAAGGGGAATACCACCAATTACAGGCAGCGGCGGATGCAGTGTTTGCCACTGGTTTTCCGGCGGATCGCGTTTTAATGCCCGCTAAGGGTGACGTCATTGAGTTTGACGAAAAGGGCATGCAATTAGCACAAGCCGTCTCTGCTTCTGATACGATGATTGATGGAATTGGGGTTGGTGACATTGGTAACATTGTCTTACGGGATCGGAGCGTCTTGTCCCAAGATGGAGTTTTTATTGCCGTAGTAACCATTGACCGCAAGAAGAAGCTAATTGTGGAAAAGCCCAAGGTAACATCACGAGGCTTTATCTACGCTCAATCTAACCAAGCGCTTCTAAACGAAGCAGCCGACGTCGTTGAAAAAACGGTGCGCAGCAACTTAGATAACAAGGAATTTGACTGGGGCTTTTTGAAACAAGATGTCCGGGAGAAGTTAAGTTCTTTCCTTTATAAGAAGACGGATCGGCGCCCAGTAATTTTACCGGTGATCATGGAAGTTAACCAACACCACCGTCGGTCAAAGAATGCTAAAAACAAAAAGAAAAAATAAGACGAAAAGATTTGGGTTAAACCCAGGTCTTTTCTTGTTTTCTCGGGAGGTGTGAGGATGAACCAACAACAACAAGACCGCTTAAAACAAGCTCAGTCAGATTTGGAGGCGGACCAAATTGCTCAGGCCACGACCGCTTTGCTGGATCTTTATGATGAAAGCGATGATGAAGCGATTTTGGCTCCACTAGCGCAGGGGCTGATGCGTCAGCATCAGATTACAGCGGCTAATCGGTTGGTGGACGAGCATTTTCCGTACTTTGTCAGGGAAAAACTACCGTTATTAATTGAAATTTTGTTAGCGGATCACCGATTTATCGAAGCGCACATTATTTTGGCACAACTTCCCAATGCTGTGAGTGATCCCGAGCGAGATCAACTGCAACGAGCGGAACAAGCGAATTCAAGTGAGGAGGGTTTAGTGCGGCAGTTTAATCACCTTGGTGCTTTTTCTGTGGTAGAACAACAACAAATTAGTTCTCAGGCGGAACGGTTACCCAAAGACCAGTATGTGGCAGCCGCTCGTAAAAATCTAATGGATGCAGACGTTCATCCCGTATGGCGACTACAACTATTGAATAACTTAATGCGACTGCGTGTGAGCGATGAAGTCTCCTTTTTGTGGATTGATGAGCAGAAATACACGGTCGTTCCGGAACAATTAGTCGATAGTACGGAAAGTCAATCCTTTCAACGGCTACTAGCGTTATTAGAAGAACGATACGGTCACACAGATCCCATCAAGCAGGGACAACTACAGGCACTAATTCAGGTGGAATTACAGAACCTTTATCCCTTTGCAGATGAAATCATCGATAATCCCGAACAATGGTTAGTACAGTTTGAACGACAGGCGCAGGGGAAGAAGCTTGAAATTGATGGGACCTCTGCCGAGAAATGGCTAAAGACCGTGGAGCGGCTAATGACGAATTTAATTGATTAAAAACAAGGTTTAAGTGTTTACAAATGGGGGGACAGTAGATATAATATGATAGTGAATTCTTTGAGGTAATCCCTTTATCTTTTCCCGTTATGTTGTATAATGGGTGTAAAGATACTTTGGTGATTATCCAAAGAACGTCTTACGAAAATCATAGGAGGGTTTCATAATGGCAAAAGAACATTACGAAAGAACAAAGCCCCACGTTAATATTGGTACGATTGGCCATATTGACCACGGGAAGACTACTTTAACTGCAGCAATTTCAAAAGTATTGTCAGAAAAAGGTTTAGCTAAGGCTGAAGACTTTGCTGATATCGATGCTGCTCCAGAAGAAAAAGAACGTGGTATTACTATTAATACTGCCCACATCGAATACGAAACTGAAAAGCGTCACTACGCTCATATCGATGCTCCTGGACACGCCGATTATGTTAAAAACATGATTACTGGTGCTGCTCAAATGGATGGTGCCATCTTGGTTGTTGCCGCAACTGATGGTCCGATGCCACAAACTCGTGAACACATCCTTTTGGCTAAGCAAGTTGGTGTTGACTACATTATCGTCTTCTTAAACAAGACTGACATGGTGGATGATGACGAACTGATTGACTTAGTTGAAATGGAAGTTCGTGAATTATTATCAGAATATGGTTACGATGGTGACAATGTTCCGGTTATTCGTGGTTCTGCTTTGAAAGCCTTAAACGGTGACAAAGAAGCTGAAGACCAAATCATGAAGTTAATGGATACGGTTGACGAATACATCCCAACTCCAGACCGTGACGAAGACAAGCCATTCTTGATGCCAATTGAAGATGTATTTACGATTACTGGTCGTGGTACTGTTGCTTCAGGTCGTATCGATCGTGGTACTGTTAAAGTCGGTGACGAAGTTGAAATCGTCGGTTTAGTACCTGACATTATCAAGACTACTGTTACTGGTCTTGAAATGTTCCGTAAGACCCTTGACCTTGGTGAAGCTGGGGACAACGTTGGTGTCTTACTTCGTGGTGTTAACCGTGAACAAGTTGTTCGTGGTCAAGTACTTGCAGCTCCTGGCTCAGTTAAGACTCACGAAAAGTTCACTGCCGAAGTGTACATCATGACCAAAGAAGAAGGTGGACGTCACACTCCATTCTTCTCAAACTACCGTCCTCAATTCTACTTCCACACTACTGATGTTACTGGTGTGATTGAATTGGACAAGGACAAAGAAATGGTTATGCCTGGTGATAACGTTACGTTCCACGTTGAATTAACGAAACCAGTTGCCATTGAAAAGGGAACTAAGTTCACTATTCGTGAAGGTGGACACACTGTTGGTGCCGGTACTGTTACTGAAATCGACGACTAATAGTTCTTTTGAGAGAGGTCGAAGACATGGTCTTCGGCCTTTTTCTATTGTTGTAAATGTTTACATTTTCAGATGGATACGTTAAAATGGAAATGTATTTTAATTACTTGAAGAAACGTTTGTTTTTTCATGTTGGAGGAATTTAAATGGCAGATTGGGAAAAGAAAGAAGCAAATCAAGGCGAATTAACGTTTGAAATTGGTTTAGATGACATTAAGTCTGGTTTAGACCAAGCCTTTCAAAAAAACAAAAAGAATCTTAACGTCCCTGGTTTCCGGAAAGGAAAGGTTTCTCGTCAGGTCTTTGACCAAATGTACGGTGAGGAAGCTTTATACCAAGACGCACTTAACATTTTGTTGCCTACAGCATATGCAGGCGCAGTGGCTGACGCTGGGATTGAAGCAGTTGGTCAACCACAAATTAGTGTAGAATCCATGGAAAAAGGTAAACCATGGGTCCTAAAGGCTGAAGTGAGCGTTAAACCAGACGTTGAATTAGGTGAATACAAGGGTGTTTCTGTTCCTAAACAAAATACTCGGGTTTACAAAAAAGACGTTGATGCTAAGTTGGAATCAATGCGCGAAAACCAAGCTGAATTAGTTTTGGTTGACCGTCCTGCTAAAGATGGCGACACGGTTACAATTGATTTTGATGGTTCCATTGATGGCGACCACTTTGAAGGTGGAAAAGCTAACAACTACTCACTAGAACTTGGTTCTGGTTCCTTCATCCCGGGCTTTGAAGATCAATTAGTTTGTCACAAGGCTGGTGATGAAGTTCAAGTTAAGGTAACCTTCCCGAAAGATTATCAACAAAAAGATTTAGCTGGTAAGGAAGCAATCTTTGACACTAAGATTCACGAAGTTAAAGAAAAGCAATTACCGAAGCTAGATGATGAATTTGCTAAAGATGTTGACGAGGACGTTGACACTTTAGACGAATTAAAAGAAAAGATTAAAAAAGAACTTAAGGAACAAAAAGAAACTAGCGCTCACGAAGCATTACAAAACGATGCCGTTAAAGCAGCAGTTGATAACGCCACCGTTAAAGACATCCCACAAGCAATGCTTGATGAAGACGTACAACGGCAAATGGATCAATACCTGGCTGGAATTCAACAACAAGGAATTTCTGCTGACATGTACTTCCAGTTAACCGGAACCAGTCAAGATGACTTGAAGAAACAATTTGAATCTGGCGCTCCTGAACGGGTTAAGACGAGCTTGGTCTTAGAAGCCATTGTAAAGGCTGAAAAGATTGAACCAAGTGACGAAGAAGTCGCTCAACAAGTTAAGAACTTAGCCGAACAATACGGTATGAAGGAAGAAGCCGTTCGTGGTGCTCTTTCTGATGACATGTTGAAACACGACATTGCCATTGAAAAGGCCGTTGAATTGATTACTGACGATGCTAAGCAAGTAGCTTCTGCTAGTAAAGACGACGCTAAAGACAAAGACTAATTAAGCACTTTGCTTTTAAAAGACCATGTTGATTAACATGGTCTTTTTTGAATAAACAAACCTTTTTGCAAGCCCTGCGCTTTATGGTATAGTTTTGAAAGACACTTTTGGCTTAGATTAAAAAGTAAGGGGACAGAGACATGTTTGATGATGATGACAATAGTAAAGCAGTGCGCTGTTCATTCTGTGGTAAAACTCAAGATCAAGTGAAAAAAATTGTAGCTGGTCCCGGAGTTTACATTTGTAATGAATGCATTGATTTATGCGAGCAGATTATTTCTGATGAACTACGCGAACAAGGTGGTAGTGCTGCCGAAATTAAGGTGTTGACA
This genomic stretch from Fructilactobacillus carniphilus harbors:
- the rpsT gene encoding 30S ribosomal protein S20, which codes for MPVIKSAIERMKTNEIARKRNASEKNSMRSAIKKFEKASVDGTEDIDRIYRDAISAIDHTKSKGLIKANNANRKKAHLARVKNSL
- the tig gene encoding trigger factor, with protein sequence MADWEKKEANQGELTFEIGLDDIKSGLDQAFQKNKKNLNVPGFRKGKVSRQVFDQMYGEEALYQDALNILLPTAYAGAVADAGIEAVGQPQISVESMEKGKPWVLKAEVSVKPDVELGEYKGVSVPKQNTRVYKKDVDAKLESMRENQAELVLVDRPAKDGDTVTIDFDGSIDGDHFEGGKANNYSLELGSGSFIPGFEDQLVCHKAGDEVQVKVTFPKDYQQKDLAGKEAIFDTKIHEVKEKQLPKLDDEFAKDVDEDVDTLDELKEKIKKELKEQKETSAHEALQNDAVKAAVDNATVKDIPQAMLDEDVQRQMDQYLAGIQQQGISADMYFQLTGTSQDDLKKQFESGAPERVKTSLVLEAIVKAEKIEPSDEEVAQQVKNLAEQYGMKEEAVRGALSDDMLKHDIAIEKAVELITDDAKQVASASKDDAKDKD
- a CDS encoding ribonuclease J — encoded protein: MKKNVKVIPLGGVREEGKDLFAVEINGSSIFILDCGSKFPLDEMLGVDYVIPDFTYLQENADKIVGVFLTSGQLDSIGSLPYFLSEFDVPVFGTELTIKLAEKLVAKHKKAKKFHDFHVISDSSEIVFDDGTVSFFGVTHSIPDAVGIAIQTSLGSIVYTGDFKFDQTVPAEYQADYAAIAAVGKHKVLALLCDSRNAEDQGTVAEEQKVRDYLVDVFDFQASRIIVTCLADHLLRLQEIIDAAAATDRRIFFANDKSKAILDTALELGKVSNPEPHLFVKSEKELNQLDPEQVIVLHIGQPGEAMRSLEDMASQRNPRVQIQSGDLVLLATDPFRSMDNEWAKTRDLIYQDDATVASIGENLNLASDATRSDIQMMTSLIHPKYFIPVQGEYHQLQAAADAVFATGFPADRVLMPAKGDVIEFDEKGMQLAQAVSASDTMIDGIGVGDIGNIVLRDRSVLSQDGVFIAVVTIDRKKKLIVEKPKVTSRGFIYAQSNQALLNEAADVVEKTVRSNLDNKEFDWGFLKQDVREKLSSFLYKKTDRRPVILPVIMEVNQHHRRSKNAKNKKKK
- the holA gene encoding DNA polymerase III subunit delta — encoded protein: MAISQIIEQISTDPQPLYLVSGRSDYWESQILTRLQQLVPAEERTMNFATYDLEETSLGDALNDAQSVPFFGDRRVVVIQNATFLTGMKGKASDKQELEDLITYLQNPSPATVLVVFAPYEKLDNRKRVTKQLKKSATILDLNAISERETTEFVRHFIQKQDYQIEPDAVVELFARTQGDLALIMNELRKLFLFCREQHVITADAVDQLVAKSTTQNVFDLSDKLLAGKTNAAIEFYHELLTQREDPIKINALLESQFRLLLQVKILQQHGQTQAHMAQTLKVHPYRIKIASRMITRFSIPYLEQAFAALVEIEHKLKSSTANPELLFEMFAIQFSQKNT
- the tuf gene encoding elongation factor Tu, with protein sequence MAKEHYERTKPHVNIGTIGHIDHGKTTLTAAISKVLSEKGLAKAEDFADIDAAPEEKERGITINTAHIEYETEKRHYAHIDAPGHADYVKNMITGAAQMDGAILVVAATDGPMPQTREHILLAKQVGVDYIIVFLNKTDMVDDDELIDLVEMEVRELLSEYGYDGDNVPVIRGSALKALNGDKEAEDQIMKLMDTVDEYIPTPDRDEDKPFLMPIEDVFTITGRGTVASGRIDRGTVKVGDEVEIVGLVPDIIKTTVTGLEMFRKTLDLGEAGDNVGVLLRGVNREQVVRGQVLAAPGSVKTHEKFTAEVYIMTKEEGGRHTPFFSNYRPQFYFHTTDVTGVIELDKDKEMVMPGDNVTFHVELTKPVAIEKGTKFTIREGGHTVGAGTVTEIDD
- a CDS encoding DNA internalization-related competence protein ComEC/Rec2, whose translation is MWTMMVDASSGLLLTSLWLLRIWRLHLHHFCWLNVLSLVIPLAVGWQAQQTVQHQTRQILQQVERTQTFELYAFPDQVVNTKTSLRGIGELANHQRVFFHGRPLKNQASLQTTKRVQLQVTGTLSLPQAASNWGAFDSLGYARSQGISGDLQISDVSRVQPVPTASLTGMIHQWRAWGLAQATPMPKQLRSYVQSLLFGDRTAEFRESSTGIKKLNLIHLFSLAGLHVYVLLNLWMWVATLLHFRKEASECGAMLLLPLYCGVAGGAIGLLRATLAVEQRYWFKLGKLKRSGLDYWAITLMICLLLNPWDIGQLGFQLSFLLSFTMYYCRDAGNLKKTMILNLVGLPLLLYYFYEWHWLSLVANLIFVPLFTGILFSLILLNYAWQLVFKSTIWGTETVLQWFSQITNWLATAPGSLALGQPPGWIVLLSIILLLLLMEWWSWKQVLCLGGLVGLTVLLIHFPLTGEISFFDVGQGDSIMLREPLNRSVTLIDTGGKPNFFAKQGQPTVHLAPTTTIPYLKSRGISRIDNICLSHQDADHVGDLTSFLAKFKVKRVIIPWGMNRNQHFMRKIKPYLNQTQLLSVKAGQTIPATRLQVLHPFRPGLGENQDSMVLYGQFAGQKFLFTGDLPQNEEHDLLKHYPQLRVDVLKLGHHGSKTSSADAFIQAIAPRVGIVSAGRHNRYGHPNQETLLTMQRHHVRLFNTQTMGMIRYRYGGLLRQPEFKTKWKETRHGNQSDN
- the rpsO gene encoding 30S ribosomal protein S15 — its product is MALTKEEKTDIINKYAKHEGDTGSTEVQIAVLTADINEINEHMKVHKKDFHSQRGLMKKIGHRRNLLAYLRKNDVQSYRELIKSLGLRR